The Fimbriimonas ginsengisoli Gsoil 348 genome window below encodes:
- a CDS encoding LexA family protein yields the protein MDSPKWAAEGRVLGELIDATGYERKEVARLLDCSDDILSNLCRGVTRLRKDRRAAMASILGMSEAELLKQLTSRPLRKPPSRTEATQDKGPLGTVNVRGKMVIVPTGVTAVPIYGSVPAGPPGYDYSQAEDVELLPDWIGDFQRWGTFVSGESMSPEFLNGDRVIFEDRMPMPGQAVLAIKDGEQTFKILKGDVGRYELWPLNEDYDPFSASGFDIIGTLVLRIRYLDGGLRDTREYPTHWKFRSLKRR from the coding sequence ATGGATTCGCCGAAGTGGGCAGCGGAGGGACGAGTGCTAGGAGAATTGATCGATGCAACGGGCTATGAACGCAAGGAAGTTGCCCGGCTTTTGGATTGCAGCGACGATATTCTTAGCAACCTTTGCCGAGGCGTAACTCGGCTCAGGAAGGACCGTCGCGCGGCGATGGCATCTATTCTCGGCATGAGCGAGGCCGAACTACTGAAGCAGTTGACGTCCCGGCCCCTCAGGAAGCCACCTAGCCGAACGGAAGCGACCCAGGATAAAGGTCCGCTGGGCACCGTGAATGTGCGGGGAAAGATGGTCATTGTTCCCACTGGCGTAACAGCGGTGCCAATATACGGCTCTGTGCCAGCAGGTCCACCGGGATACGACTACAGTCAAGCCGAGGATGTCGAACTCCTTCCCGACTGGATTGGAGATTTTCAGCGTTGGGGCACTTTTGTTTCCGGCGAGTCCATGTCGCCGGAATTTCTAAATGGGGATCGCGTGATTTTTGAAGATCGCATGCCGATGCCAGGCCAAGCAGTGCTCGCCATTAAGGATGGCGAGCAGACGTTCAAGATTCTTAAAGGAGATGTTGGCCGCTATGAGCTTTGGCCGCTGAACGAAGATTACGACCCGTTTAGCGCGTCCGGATTTGACATCATTGGAACGCTTGTACTGAGGATCCGTTATCTCGACGGTGGACTCCGCGACACCCGCGAGTATCCAACCCACTGGAAATTCCGTTCGCTTAAGCGTCGTTAA